In the Labeo rohita strain BAU-BD-2019 unplaced genomic scaffold, IGBB_LRoh.1.0 scaffold_2243, whole genome shotgun sequence genome, TCACGTAACACGTGTTACTTTTCTCAGCGCGGCTGAAGACGCATCAATCATAGTCTATTATGATTAACGTTACTTGACaaggattttaaaatatattttagatatttgtcCAGTCTGCCATTAGTATGTCAGATACggattatttaaattataatagatTTAAATCATATGATTTAAGGAGCACAAATATCTCCAATAAGACGTAAAAACATcagtaaaaacacaaatattggtttctgtgtgaataatttgcaatgtaatttgttcttatgatcaaagctgaatttttagcatcattgctgttcatttgaactttctatttatcaaagaatcctttaaaaaatgtctacattaaatattaagctgcaaaattgataacattgataacaataagaaacatttttaaatgatccaATATCATCTCCATCCCAAAATAACTCATATTTACATGACTTAATGACCACAGACATGATGGCACAACATTCAATTCATTTCAAGTTTAttagcgcttttcacaatacaaatcATTGCAAAGCAACTCTacagaaaatgtaagtttttacaatatatttagttgtAACTTGtcagtggtgactatgtcaagttgatgtacatatgacAGAAAAGTACAGTAAACATCAGTTtgttaatgacgtaatcaaacataCGGTGAACACTATCAACAGCAATGATTATAGGTTGCAGTCAAACTTGCAGCAAAATCAGGTAgttctgtatgttgtttcaggttTGGCATCTGTggtcatgaaaatgttttataatattgaCAACAAACATATCACTGGAAAAGTCTGAGTCTCAGGATACCATATTTCAGGAGTAACAGGAGTAATACTGACAAAGAAATGTAGACATTTGTAACAGAAAAATGCAtccaaaaaaattttaattgaaaaaaaaagtttgcgtCGCACCCGGCGTCTGTTTGTGGTATAACGCcctaaataaaatttcacaggaacctcaattttttatatcagcttcaaatttggaaaaaaatctaattgagACATAAGGCTTTAATTTGATAGCAGTTttggattaaaatattttgctaaatattttttgatataaaataataataaatttggtCCTTGCCTACTTTCCCCCTTTACCTCACTGACATACAGTTTCCGGGGGGGAGAGTACACAGTGAACGTGATTTCaccaagtacaacatgttcctggatcaacatccttgttgatcctggaacaacattccaatcaaccaatcagaattaaGGGATAACTTTTAaggaaatgtcagttttaggCTTATCAGGATTAGGTACTTTTACACCCTTGCTAATTATCATTTCTCTTTGattttaggaataaattatgggTAAGGTTACGTTTAGGGGTAGGGAGTGGGCTAAGTCTATATTTTTGGACAGTAATGTTGATCCAGGATCTCGTCTTACTTGGCAAAATCACGGCAACCGAGAGTACACAGTTCTGTCTGCACAAGTTATGTGTAAGTCGGCTGTCAAGGCTATTTTATTCCCTTTAAACATCGGATGAAGTGATTTGTTCTCTTTAATATGCAGAAGTCTCTTCAAAAgtgcagaaaaaacagtaaaaatggtaaatattaatacaatgtaaaacagctgttttctatgtgaatatctgttaaactgtaatttatttctgtgatgcgcagctgaattttcagcatcattactccagtcttcagtgtcccatgatccttcagaaatcattctaatatgctgatttgctgctcaattatTATTGATGCTCAGTAATTAAAGCAGCAAGGGACTGGTGAGACTCTGTTTGACCCAACAAACTACAGTTTTACACTACGTCTTCACAAATGAGTGTATTGTTTgcataaaaaagtttattcctaattcctgatttttaattGGATTTTACACCGATATTTCATGAAAGTGTTATTGGACAAAGAATATTGTACAAAAAGATACAATGAACTCAAAGTACACAatacactcaaaaaataaaataaaataaccacataCAAAAGAGCAacagaattgtaatattttgcttttctacttaaaattgtaaaagtgAATCTTATTAATTGGTCATTTTATAAAGTATGCTGGGTtatgttttacatattttagattTCCACAGACTAAGCATGTAACATAGCTAAGTTATATACAGTGGCAAGAAtgcatttgtgttatttattttagtcagaTTGTGTTTGTCTGTAATTTTGACAGATGACGATCAGACCACATTTGAGAAGTAATCAATGTAGAAATCCAAAAAGGGTTTTCAAAGTGTTTGCTAATGTATTCTTGCCCAGTATTTctttaaatgattcattagTAGGATCAGATTCATCACTAATTTTCTggtgttacaaaaaatttaacTGGTAAAATTTTCAGATGGGTAAATCTTTcataacaacagaagaaaggAAAGACAGTGTCAGTGAAGGTGGTTGTGAATCTGATCAGATGTTTGTTAGTTACAGGATCAAAGAATAATACCATTCCTTTGTTATAGTCCAGATGAATTCTCACCCTCTGAAGCTTCTGTTTAATATGAAAACCAGGCAGTTGAAACGGCCCGTACGTCACACTCCAGGCGCCGGTTTTAAAGAAATCACATCCCTTCCGTTGGTTTGATGCTGTAGTCACTCCAACACACCACTGTGAACAGCCTTTAACCTCCACATCCCAGCTGTGTGTTCCTGAGCTAAAACCCTCTGAGCCCAGAACACATTCATAAGAGtcaaatctctctggattaTCAGGAACAGGCTGTTTGTTCTCGCTGTATCCCACACTGGTCAGATCATCAGACAGAACGAGATCTGGATTTGCAGTGTTTGGATCCAGAATCACAGGAGCTGATGAGACACAATCAACATGTGCTTTATTCTGATGTTCATATAATGATCAAGAGTGAACTCTCTTCATAAACATGATTATGAATTAAGACAGTCATCCTGTTGATCAAACACATTACACAAACTCAACTGTAGAGCTCTGCTGTTTTACTGTAACAGTAAACATCATGTGGACCAAAGTTATTCTCTTGTTTAAGGCTTATTTTGGTGTAGGAGCTTATTTGATTATTCACACATAATGctaaaatctgtaaatattccTTCATGCGTCATttccagtgtgtgtgtataagagCTCAGATCTTCTGCAGTTAGACTCACTGTTCTGGACGACGTCCTGCATCTTCTTCCAGACTCTGAACGGCAGGTTGCCCAAGTAACGTGGCACGTGAATCAAAGCTCCGGAAGGCGTCTGTGGATCCGGCTGTGAGATCTGGACTCTGGAAGAACATTcaggagtcagaactgcagtggctTTGGatcagaagcagagagaccagaGACACCAGCAGATCACTCACCTTTCCATTGAGACTGGAAACTTctgcagaacaaacacaccATTGATCATAAACAACTCAATCaatcatcaatcaatcaatcatctgAAATCAGACCTTTAGAAGGCAGACGTCGCTGGTGTTCATCATCTCCTCCATGTctttgattgtgtgtgaaagagttgagatgtgtctgttgatctcctccagcttctcctTCATCATCCGGTTCTTCTGCTCCTCTTCCTCCCTCAGTGCAGTGATTGTAGCTTCTTCTTCCTCTCTGAGAAACTGATGAAGCTTCTCAAACTGCTGTTTAATCTGACGCTCTGTGTGCTCAGCTTGATACTGAAATCAAATCACATTCACTTGAGTCGTCTTAAAGATGTGACTTATTCTGGTGGTATTCTGGACGGGCACACGCCCACCCACTCTGATGAACAGAGTGCCCCCCTCGGATTAATGTTAAATAAGTATTGTTTAATCTATTTTAACACAACTGCAAAACTATTATAACATCTCAACtaactacaataaataaaatatgtttttgccaAATTCTTGATgagtttgactgacagctgTGTTAGGCAGTTAGGTGTTATCCAGGCTCAGGATGACAGTCTCAGGCATGTCGCGCCTGTGAATTTGTGTGTGTTCACCTGTTCGGTCAGACTGTGATTTGTAGTTGTGTGTTAGATAATTATAGACAAACAGCAGCAATGCAAAATTCTGTAACAAGGAATTTTGCAGTGAAAACGGAAAGAACCTGTCGAAGCTGGGAACACACTACTGTCAGGCCGaatataattgtaatttgaGCTCAGTTAGTGTTTAAAGTCGTGTAGTGTGTGGCGTCTAAAGAACTGAAGATCACCTGTTGCAGCTTCATCTTCACaaagattatttttataaattttgtgACTGATGTCGGCGACTAACTGCACCTGTTACTGAATAtgtaaccctaaacctaacaaaaaaaatcacaaacatgacatttctgaataaaattattttatacactttagttatatacagtgttggggaaagttacttttaaaagtaatgcattacaatattgcgttactccataaaaaagtaattaattgtGTTAGTTATGGTTCATTCAAGTCATGTCATAGATTATAATTACGAGTTGAATGCACATAAACGCCACTGCGAAGTTGTTATTACGAGAGGGAAATGTGAAGTTTTCTTTAAGCCCAGAGTTTCAAAGTTGGGGGCGTGTCAGTGAAAAAACGTGTGGGATGCAATGGATGCAGCCAAATACACTAGATATGCAGCATTTGTATTGATGGTAAATTTGTTGAAAcgaaaaaattacaaaagcaaaaGTTACTTTATATGGAAAGtaaaaaggaaaggacgtgacgtgtAACCTATGGGgttccatttgtgccaaaaaagaggcgactgctttgtgctttgtactacacatttgtctttgtctacagttattgcctaattattcaggtaaatcagtatatgttgacgtgcatgttgtctgttgacgtcgtcttgttctgtcgtcctgttctgtcgtccttactgtcttattctgtcattcttactgtcgtcctgttcacggcggtcaagtgagccgccatctggatatgctgcacgtctattagtggaat is a window encoding:
- the LOC127159528 gene encoding E3 ubiquitin-protein ligase TRIM69-like, with translation MMKEKLEEINRHISTLSHTIKDMEEMMNTSDVCLLKKFPVSMERVQISQPDPQTPSGALIHVPRYLGNLPFRVWKKMQDVVQNTPVILDPNTANPDLVLSDDLTSVGYSENKQPVPDNPERFDSYECVLGSEGFSSGTHSWDVEVKGCSQWCVGVTTASNQRKGCDFFKTGAWSVTYGPFQLPGFHIKQKLQRVRIHLDYNKGMVLFFDPVTNKHLIRFTTTFTDTVFPFFCCYERFTHLKILPVKFFVTPEN